aagcCACTACTATAAGTAaaagttttcccacattgatcacaccggtacggtttctctccggtgtgaacacgttgGTGGATTACTAGGCTAGCCCTCCTTGTAAAGattttaccacatagatcacagcagtacaacttctctccagtgtgaatgcgctggtgagatttaaggttacttctctgagaaaacgttttcccacagtgtttacagctgtacggcttctctccggtgtgaacacgctggtgagatttaaggctaCCAAtctcagaaaatgtttttccacatagatcacagctgtacggcttctctccggtgtgaacacgtcGGTGTAATTTAAGGCGACCATTCccagaaaaccttttcccacagtgttcacacgagtacggcttctctccagtgtgaacacgctgGTGAGTATTAAGgtgaccactctgagaaaatgctctaccacatatatcacagctgtacggcttctctccggtgtgaatgcgctggtgagatttaaggctaCCGCTCTCAGAAAACGTTTCCCCACAGTGTTCACAGCTgtgcggcttctctccagtgtgaatgcgctggtgagatttaaagctattattataagtaaaggttttcccacattgatcacaccggtACGGTTTCTCTCTGGTGTGAACACGGCGGTGGTTTACTAGGCTACCCCTCCTTGtaaaggttttaccacatagatcacagctgtgtagattctctccagtgtgaactctctgatgaagaTTTAAATGTCcggatgttgtgaaggatttgtcacagtgttgacagtggTGAAATATTGgtccttttcctcttctctgtttctatagcaacagacagggggagacagagagagagagagagttagtgaacaacTTTCTTAAACCCTGGACTTGCTCTCACTCTTATGTTATTATGGAAGCAAATGTAGTGTACCTTGGTCAACTAGGGctggttttaaatgtgctgtataaataaaagtgaACTAAACTGAACCATCCCCTcgctgtaaaataaaaagaaatcactgtTTGTGAGAacgtttttaatttgtattttagtctctctctctctaaccttcCACATGGCAGCAGAACACTTCCTGAAGATACCGAGGCAGTAAGACCCATGACAGGTCAGCgagctacagaatagttttctgggtctcttcagtctggagtaacctctttccttcactcacctcctccttcttcctcttgctccctcgctcctctgagtctcccgaggcctccctgacacctttcctcttgccctcctcctcctcctcctcctcctcctcctcctcctcctcctcctggtggTGTCTCTGTAGGTACTCGGtgatcaggtccaggtccaggtggtcttgcggctcccatgtgttctcctcactggaaaggtgagtgcagacagaagaacatctcctcacactttgttttttaggaaatacattctcactctagctgctagtttggattattcctttaatctgttgccatggtgataggTTATTTgcggtctgtctgtgtgtgtgttgtttgtgtgtgttgtggtgtgtgtgtgtgtgtgtgtatatggacCAAAATCACgtttattaatattctagactcctccttactctgagaaccccttccatttcagcagaaactctactcttcccttcaccactcttgCGTCCagaaccttctccaccacatactcctcctcttcctccttcactgctgcaggctcctcctcctcttcctcctccactgctacaggctcctcctcttcctccttcactgctgcaggctcctcctcctcctcttcctccatcactgctgcaggctcctcctcctcttcctccttcactgctgcaggcgcctcctcctcatcctcttccctccttcactgctgcaggctcctcctcctcctcttcctccttcactgctgcggctcctcctcctcttcctccttcactgctgcaggctcctcctcctcttcctccttctttcctgctccggtcgccagcttgacgtctgccccaagggggggggggggggtttcaagTGAGTAACCGTGGTAACCAATGATTGttcttgattggggttcactacttaactctcagaggagaaccctggaaagcagaatcacggagtcagtgagtgagagaacgaaccgccgtcctcgtctccaaatctctgtttattacaaattctcccaaACACACAAGCAGAAAACAGTCGTCACACAACAACGTTCCCCTCGTGGAAACATGtctcacttcaatttaagaaccccaacaccattttctttactttcaataataatatctatctcttctttctacctccaaacTCCTCCGttatactaatgtcatcatggaaatcataaaccctctttggctggaaataaatattcaaacgacttcagagtcaaaacatgagccatcatacacctggggaCAATAGTTCcacttataatacattcctttactaatactctggacaacttttaggaggaactcccctttaagagttaaacaacattttaacattaacaatcaggatacgttaaaaaccacaaaataactcattaccagggaatggaagcaccagcacccagaaccacacacacaaccctatgctaactagcatgttagctagcAGGAATTAGCCggagcctatgttaatgttaactagcatgttagttagcagaaaattagcctgtgtctatgtaatgttaactagcatgctagttgATAATAGATAAGATCTACAAACTTAATTTAGATATCTGAAAAGGACCATATAGATATCTTGATTTAGTTGAATTAAAGATATCTTGAACTGGAGTTATGACGAtgaggtgtagtggtaaaaaagaggtgggtaaactataaatcTGTGATCAGGTGGATCAGGACGCGATCCCCAATAAGGTGGGCCAGGGCCTACCGGTGTATCCTGATGACATTGCTATAGGCTGTCTTTTATCACTGGCTGTTCCCTCATAGCCACAATCATATTCAGTTCATTCATTAATTGAAGTTCTGTTAACAAGACTCAAGAAGGACatatatggttgaaatctataaagtttactaaatgacaaaacagacaactaaaaatgtgtaaaatatcaCATTTAACAATCTGGAATGAAACccttttacttttgtcttaaaaagaaattactcaaaccaactaatcaaaaaccccattgattttctccatatgaatttagattatcagccataatgtataaaccatccgaggtagactgacccagtttctgctcctgatgaagctagaagtctgtatgatatcgaccttgtaacattataagaaaacaattatccactatcttacgtaaaaaactacattacccacaatcctaagcgtaaCAGCAACGTTTCAGATGGTACAACtcgctgttaccatagaaacgtttACCGTACCCCACGAACTGCAAACAGCTAGAGTGACAACAATAACTAGCGCTAgctgactagcaaagggagCTTCTTGTCACTAACGCCCAGTGGCCACAGAATGCATGAAATAACATCCTAATACAATCCTAATaacagttatttatcagacaatatatcctgaaTTTCACTAATGGGAAAAAGTAGCTAGGTGACCCTGCAACTTCCTGTCTGAAAGGGGGAGGCTAACCTAATCAGTGCCGTGGCTTTTTGAGTCAGTGGCATGAATCTGCCATTAACCAAATTAACCTCAAAAACATTAAGTGAGTCCGGTTTCCGAGCTCACTCACTTTGGGCTTCTTTAAGAGACCGTTTGCTGGCATCAGGAGGAGGCTGCTGTCTTGGCGGCGCTTAAAAAAATTATGGATATCCATTTTTAcccattcatcattaactacatgagacatgtagcctaatgtaggaTAGTGTGACTGACGAATCTTTGACTGCGCTTCCTGCttgatgttttaagcccccGGCGTCGACTTCAAGGCTCCCAACCATTGCCCCATCCTAGTATATTACAggtagcgctgcctggaaggcaacgcTGGGGGCTCAGTACCCCAACACCGCAAGAGATTAGTCAACACTGcagtaatgcagcgcaataGATGGACTTCGTCttaggtttaacaacctatgaaactaataaagaacaatatgaaactaaaacgacataagcttaatttagaatggctttgggacGATAGCTATTCAGAGGTGGGTAACCGCCATTTCagaattttgagaggtgcataaacggcgtttaaGCCTCCACTACATCCCTGAGTATCACATTGTAGACATCTCAAActggaattacagatatctatAATTCTATAATTCAGTTGCGAATATCCTTAATTCACATAGTGGATATCTGCAACTGAACTGTAGATATCTggaatgataatgataatacaAATTAATGGCAACGTGATgtgattttaaatgttaaaatggccatacgatacacacctgttaggtagccgcgagctctattgtttaccaagcccgtttcccgcggttccaacgcggctctttagctcgcctttCCCCATCATAACCTCCATAACTACCCCCCCACAGCTTCAGCCCcacacacacggcagaaggaaaccgGCTGTTGTCATAGTTACCGAGTACcgacctggaaagcagaattacggcatcaggagagaggaaacaaccgccatcctcgtctccaaagaggaggaaagtgtccgtcaCCTGGGCCCCGGGGTGTACCGAtacccgcacattggttccgctttcttGTTTCCCCCCCTACGTTAATATTGCttccaataaaatatgaaattcgtactaaacgctacgagatgctgctctatacacgctaaagtagtgattatttacatggagtttggtggagatatgctgctctatacacgctaaaagtagtgattatttacatggagtctggtggagatatgctgctctatacacgctaaagtagtgattatttacatggagtctggtggagatatgctgctctatacacgctaaaagtagtgattatttacatggagtctggtggagatatgctgctctatacacactaaaagtagtgattatttacatggagtctggtgagatatgctgctctatacacactaaaagtagtgattatttacatggagtctggtggagatatgctgctctatacacactaaaagtagtgattatttacatggagtctggtgggttggtgatggtgatttctgtttcatgttaaacaaaaaggatcttactctttaactaaaggtctatctctgtagggatccatcccataatgttgtcagactctttagaataataatctcagtctgtcagagacaacacAGAACCTTAGTGGACggaaactttaccttttaattaggagtttgacacagacacaacaggaagaatccatcatcaaataatcagcatgtggcctttgttttattgaactttttgcattaagtttgttccacattccccgacatttaaaacaagtcgatCATTGACGTTATtctacaagtcagatgaataaatcagccaacccaactccctacggactgagctactgcccccccccccccagtagtTATACCTTTGACTTTATGACTTTAATTATGACTTTGTGAGACAAAATAACACGAGGAGACAGATCTgatcagatctgcttcacagtgcagagtgtgatGTGAACAGGAACtctgatttcagcagctggtcttcagtcagtgtttctccacaggagactctcagtcctgcagaagacacagagacactgaggaaccagaccAGACCCCAAACCCAGGaaagagaggctgagtgaatgtggtgttgaaggtgtggaggtgg
This genomic interval from Etheostoma spectabile isolate EspeVRDwgs_2016 unplaced genomic scaffold, UIUC_Espe_1.0 scaffold00569967, whole genome shotgun sequence contains the following:
- the LOC116685548 gene encoding zinc finger protein 239; its protein translation is MSSGYTEEEEEGKRKGVREASGDSEERGSKRKKEEKQRRGKGPIFHHCQHCDKSFTTSGHLNLHQRVHTGENLHSCDLCGKTFTRRGSLVNHRRVHTREKPYRCDQCGKTFTYNNSFKSHQRIHTGEKPHSCEHCGETFSESGSLKSHQRIHTGEKPYSCDICGRAFSQSGHLNTHQRVHTGEKPYSCEHCGKRFSGNGRLKLHRRVHTGEKPYSCDLCGKTFSEIGSLKSHQRVHTGEKPYSCKHCGKTFSQRSNLKSHQRIHTGEKLYCCDLCGKIFTRRASLVIHQRVHTGEKPYRCDQCGKTFTYSSGFKSHQRIHTGEKPHSCEHCGETFYESGSLKSHQRIHTGEKPYSCKHCGKTFSQRTNLKSHQRRHTGEKPTWSEVL